A single genomic interval of Gossypium raimondii isolate GPD5lz chromosome 11, ASM2569854v1, whole genome shotgun sequence harbors:
- the LOC105761307 gene encoding uncharacterized protein LOC105761307, which yields MSSQNPEPEQSPDPKTLKDPESKQPSEEPPNQEPKVEGEEEEEEEGECGFCLFMKAGGCKESFVGWENCIQESEENKEHIAEKCFEAMSVLQKCMEAHADYYEPILRAEKRAEEQAIIELEKEKEEESLGAQEDSKDLQKKSDG from the coding sequence ATGTCTTCTCAGAACCCAGAACCCGAACAATCCCCTGATCCCAAAACCCTGAAAGACCCAGAATCCAAGCAACCCTCGGAAGAACCCCCAAATCAAGAACCCAAAGTAGAAggagaagaggaagaagaagaagaaggtgaGTGTGGGTTTTGCTTGTTCATGAAAGCAGGAGGATGCAAAGAAAGCTTTGTTGGGTGGGAAAATTGCATCCAAGAATCTGAAGAAAACAAGGAACATATTGCGGAAAAATGCTTTGAAGCAATGTCAGTTTTGCAGAAGTGTATGGAAGCCCACGCTGATTACTATGAACCCATTTTACGAGCCGAGAAGAGGGCCGAGGAACAGGCAATTATTGAAttggagaaagaaaaggaagaggAGAGTTTGGGTGCTCAGGAAGATTCCAAGGATTTGCAGAAGAAATCAGATGGTTAG
- the LOC105761308 gene encoding uncharacterized protein LOC105761308, which produces MSSQNPEPEQSPDPKALKDPEPKQPSEEPPNQESKVEGEGEEEEEEEGECGFCLFMKAGGCKESFVGWENCIREAEENKEDIVEKCFEATSALKKCMEAHADYYEPILRAEKKAEEQAIIELEKEKEEEGLSPQEDSKDLQKKSDG; this is translated from the coding sequence ATGTCTTCTCAAAACCCAGAACCCGAACAATCCCCTGATCCCAAAGCCCTGAAAGACCCAGAACCCAAGCAACCCTCCGAAGAACCCCCAAATCAAGAATCCAAAGtagaaggagaaggagaagaggaagaagaagaagaaggtgaGTGTGGGTTTTGCTTGTTCATGAAAGCAGGAGGATGCAAAGAAAGCTTTGTTGGGTGGGAAAATTGCATCCGAGAAGCTGAAGAAAACAAGGAAGATATCGTGGAAAAATGCTTTGAAGCAACCTCAGCTTTGAAGAAGTGCATGGAAGCCCACGCTGATTACTATGAACCCATTTTACGAGCCGAGAAGAAGGCTGAGGAACAGGCAATTATTGAGttggagaaagaaaaggaagaggAGGGTTTGAGTCCTCAGGAAGATTCCAAGGATTTGCAGAAGAAATCAGATGGTTAG